In a genomic window of Weissella tructae:
- the zwf gene encoding glucose-6-phosphate dehydrogenase, whose translation MPEEITTLLTFFGGTGDLAKRKLYPSVYNLYKKGFLQEHFAVVGAARQDLTTEEFHQMVRESIADFVEDEANAEAFISHFYYVHQDITDPAAYKPMLDLNNELDAKYNLKGNRIFYMSVAPRFFGTIAKYLKSEGLLTENGEYNRLMIEKPFGVSYATAEELQAELSAAFDDDQIFRIDHYLGKEMVQNIAPLRFGNNLIDAAWNKDYIDNIQVTLSEVLGVEERAGYYDTSGALRDMIQNHTMQIIGWLAMEKPASFTDTDIRAAKNAAFNALKIYSADEVAENFVRGQYGESADGSQRRYLDEPDVPAESQNNTFVAGKLQFDMDRWEGVPFFIRSGKRLAAKQTRVDVVFKKDANIFGMAGDALVNPVLSILIDPVGKVEFTMNAKKVAEDFALRPVTLEWQVPAEDKAITPEPYERMIHDAMDGNGSNFADWNGVAVAWKFVDAVQEAWDNSHAEFPNYVSGSMGPAASDEFLAKDNATWVFEG comes from the coding sequence GTGCCTGAAGAAATTACAACATTATTAACATTTTTCGGTGGAACTGGAGACCTTGCTAAGCGTAAGCTATACCCTTCAGTTTACAACCTATACAAGAAGGGCTTCCTTCAAGAACACTTCGCCGTAGTCGGTGCTGCGCGCCAAGACTTAACGACTGAAGAATTCCACCAAATGGTCCGCGAATCAATCGCTGATTTCGTAGAAGACGAAGCAAATGCTGAAGCATTCATTTCACATTTCTACTACGTACATCAAGATATTACAGACCCTGCGGCTTACAAGCCAATGCTTGACTTGAACAACGAATTGGATGCCAAGTACAACTTGAAGGGTAACCGTATCTTCTACATGTCTGTGGCACCTCGTTTCTTCGGTACAATTGCTAAGTACTTGAAGTCAGAAGGTTTGTTGACTGAAAACGGTGAATACAACCGTTTGATGATTGAAAAGCCATTCGGTGTATCATACGCGACAGCCGAAGAATTGCAAGCAGAATTGTCTGCTGCATTTGATGACGATCAAATCTTCCGTATCGACCACTACCTAGGTAAGGAAATGGTTCAAAACATTGCACCACTTCGTTTTGGAAACAACTTGATCGATGCTGCATGGAACAAGGATTACATCGACAACATCCAAGTTACTTTGTCAGAAGTACTTGGTGTTGAAGAACGTGCTGGTTACTACGATACATCTGGTGCTTTGCGCGACATGATCCAAAACCACACAATGCAAATCATTGGTTGGCTAGCCATGGAAAAGCCTGCATCATTTACTGATACAGATATCCGTGCTGCTAAGAACGCTGCCTTTAACGCATTGAAGATTTACTCAGCAGATGAAGTTGCTGAAAACTTCGTTCGTGGTCAATACGGTGAATCAGCCGATGGTAGCCAACGTCGTTACTTGGACGAACCTGACGTACCTGCTGAATCACAAAACAACACATTCGTTGCTGGTAAGCTACAATTCGATATGGATCGTTGGGAAGGTGTTCCTTTCTTCATCCGTTCAGGAAAGCGTCTAGCTGCTAAGCAAACACGTGTTGACGTTGTCTTCAAGAAGGATGCTAACATCTTCGGTATGGCCGGTGATGCTTTGGTAAACCCTGTTTTGTCAATTCTAATCGACCCAGTTGGTAAGGTTGAATTCACGATGAACGCTAAGAAGGTTGCTGAAGACTTCGCCCTACGTCCAGTTACATTGGAATGGCAAGTACCTGCAGAAGACAAGGCTATCACTCCTGAACCATACGAACGTATGATTCACGATGCGATGGACGGAAACGGTTCTAACTTCGCTGACTGGAACGGTGTTGCCGTTGCTTGGAAGTTCGTTGATGCCGTACAAGAAGCTTGGGACAATTCACACGCTGAATTCCCTAACTACGTTTCAGGTTCAATGGGACCTGCTGCGTCAGATGAATTTTTGGCCAAGGACAATGCTACTTGGGTATTTGAAGGTTAA
- the glpK gene encoding glycerol kinase GlpK: MAIERPELILTIDQGTTGTRAALFNQNARRVVNTSVSLTPIVPKAGWQEQRPMDIWGSVQTAIADALINSGIRATEIKAIAIASQRETTMIWNRQTGQPIYNAISWASVQTKDIAEELIQNGHHDFIQERTGLPVSPYFSATKIRWILDHVPGAQAAAEAGELAFGTVDTWLTWQLTGGTTHVTDTTNASRTMLMNLETLTWDDELLELFNIPRSLLPEIRTSSEIVGETSPVQFFGTKIPIASLIGDQNASLVGQLGLSDGDVKATYGAGAFLMMNTGNKSIHSKHGLVSTIAYHVGDHPVHALEGSIFSAGTALQWLNDQLGLIDTQVDAWRAAERSENQDEVYVVPAFNGLGAPYWDPHAQGTALGLTLGTTKDDFVKATLQSIAYSTADILKTMTLDSEIELKSLLADGSVSRNPYLMQFQADIADIQINRAMDEDATALGAAFLAGRTIGFWHNLADMEQYLEQGRQFVPNMTTEKRDRLRKGWHKAINTTRAFHD, from the coding sequence ATGGCAATCGAACGCCCTGAACTCATTTTAACAATCGACCAAGGGACGACCGGAACACGCGCCGCCCTATTCAATCAAAACGCCCGACGCGTCGTAAACACATCAGTTTCTTTAACACCAATCGTGCCGAAGGCTGGTTGGCAAGAACAACGCCCCATGGACATCTGGGGATCAGTCCAAACCGCTATCGCTGATGCCTTGATTAATTCCGGTATCCGCGCAACGGAAATTAAAGCTATCGCTATCGCTAGCCAACGCGAAACCACAATGATTTGGAATCGCCAAACCGGCCAACCAATCTATAACGCAATTTCTTGGGCATCCGTACAAACCAAAGATATTGCTGAAGAATTAATTCAAAACGGTCATCATGATTTCATTCAAGAACGAACAGGGCTACCGGTTAGCCCTTACTTTTCAGCGACTAAAATTCGTTGGATTTTAGACCACGTACCTGGCGCACAAGCTGCGGCTGAAGCGGGAGAACTTGCATTTGGAACGGTCGACACTTGGCTAACCTGGCAACTAACTGGTGGAACCACTCACGTAACAGACACAACTAATGCATCCCGAACAATGTTAATGAATTTAGAAACATTGACGTGGGATGATGAATTATTAGAGCTATTCAATATTCCTCGCAGCCTGTTACCAGAAATCCGAACAAGTAGTGAAATCGTGGGTGAAACAAGCCCTGTTCAATTTTTCGGCACGAAAATCCCTATTGCTAGTTTGATTGGGGACCAAAACGCCTCACTTGTCGGTCAATTAGGGTTATCAGATGGTGATGTTAAAGCAACGTATGGTGCTGGTGCCTTTTTGATGATGAACACTGGTAATAAGTCTATTCATTCTAAGCACGGTTTGGTTTCTACCATCGCTTATCATGTTGGCGACCATCCTGTACATGCTTTAGAAGGATCAATCTTTTCTGCCGGAACAGCACTACAATGGTTAAATGATCAACTCGGTCTTATTGATACGCAAGTTGATGCGTGGCGCGCAGCCGAACGTTCAGAAAACCAAGATGAAGTGTATGTTGTACCAGCTTTTAATGGATTAGGTGCCCCTTACTGGGATCCACACGCTCAAGGCACAGCATTAGGTCTAACTTTAGGCACAACAAAAGATGATTTTGTTAAAGCAACACTACAATCTATCGCCTACAGTACTGCGGACATTTTAAAAACCATGACTTTGGATTCAGAAATTGAATTAAAATCATTATTAGCGGACGGTTCCGTCTCTCGAAATCCATATTTGATGCAATTCCAAGCAGACATTGCAGATATTCAAATCAATCGTGCCATGGATGAAGACGCAACTGCACTTGGCGCCGCCTTTTTAGCCGGTCGTACAATTGGTTTCTGGCACAACCTTGCCGATATGGAACAGTACCTAGAACAAGGACGCCAATTCGTGCCTAACATGACAACAGAAAAGCGTGATCGCTTACGTAAAGGATGGCATAAGGCTATCAACACGACGCGTGCTTTCCATGATTAA
- the purR gene encoding pur operon repressor, producing the protein MKTSRSGRLVDMTYYLLERPRTLVSLSYFSDRYDSAKSSISEDLTILKKTFEERGIGLLETISGAAGGARFTPYMLREEADEFISSMTNAIDDDTRVLPGGYVYLSDLLGDPRMLNHIGRLIATQYLREPIDAVMTAATKGVPVAQAVANELNVPFVIVRDDTKVTEGPTMSVNYVTGQSQRLEKLELSRRSLPMGSRVLIVDDFMKAGGTIRGMASLVKEFEGQVVGTAVVAEGYAESRVIDKYTSLVRVDANQENGGVTVAPGNYATEIYIGNEPIGLRNV; encoded by the coding sequence ATGAAAACAAGTCGCAGTGGTCGCTTAGTCGACATGACATATTATTTATTGGAACGTCCTCGCACACTTGTGTCGCTATCATACTTTTCTGATCGATACGACAGTGCGAAGTCATCCATTTCTGAAGATTTAACAATTCTAAAAAAGACGTTTGAAGAACGTGGAATTGGATTGTTGGAAACAATCTCTGGTGCCGCTGGTGGTGCTCGTTTTACACCATATATGTTGCGTGAAGAAGCTGATGAATTTATTTCATCTATGACCAATGCAATTGATGATGACACACGTGTCTTGCCAGGTGGATATGTTTATTTGTCAGACTTGTTAGGTGATCCACGCATGTTGAATCATATCGGTCGCTTGATTGCGACGCAATATTTGCGTGAACCTATTGATGCAGTTATGACAGCTGCTACAAAGGGTGTGCCGGTTGCACAAGCTGTTGCTAATGAATTGAATGTGCCATTTGTTATTGTTCGTGACGACACGAAAGTGACGGAAGGACCTACCATGTCAGTTAATTATGTAACTGGACAATCACAGCGACTAGAAAAGTTGGAACTATCACGTCGCTCATTGCCAATGGGATCACGTGTTTTGATTGTGGATGACTTTATGAAGGCTGGAGGAACTATTCGTGGAATGGCTTCTTTGGTTAAGGAATTTGAAGGACAAGTTGTCGGGACAGCTGTTGTCGCAGAAGGTTACGCTGAGAGTCGTGTGATTGATAAGTACACATCATTGGTCCGTGTCGATGCAAACCAAGAAAATGGTGGTGTGACGGTAGCGCCTGGGAATTATGCAACTGAAATTTACATTGGTAATGAACCAATTGGATTGCGTAACGTGTAG
- the glmU gene encoding bifunctional UDP-N-acetylglucosamine diphosphorylase/glucosamine-1-phosphate N-acetyltransferase GlmU, translated as MERHVIILAAGKGTRMKSDLPKVLHQVGGKPMVELVLETSQKAGVSEIVTVVGHGAEQVEAVIGDRSAIALQAEQLGTGHAILMAEPQLGGKEGMTLIASGDAPLFTIDTFEALFASHAASGNAVTVLTADAPNPTGYGRIIRDESGNVLRIVEQKDANAAEQAVHEVNTGVYVFDNKLLFESLHEVTNDNAQGEYYLPDTLEILRKQGQTVGAFQMDDFDESMGVNDRVALAQANRVLRDRINTMHMRNGVTLTDPSTTYIEGDVVIGQDTIIEPNVMLQGNTTIGSRVVLTAGTKIVDSVVESEVRIDSSYIESSVVKSHATIGPYAHLRPKSTIEESAHVGNFVEVKNATLGVNSKMGHLTYLGDATVGEDVNIGAGTIFVNYDGLHKAHATVGDRVFIGSNTKIVAPVTIGDEAVTAAGSTITDDVPSHAMGIARTRQTTKEDYWKRTPLFEKFGQSEQ; from the coding sequence ATGGAACGTCATGTCATTATTTTAGCTGCGGGTAAGGGAACTCGTATGAAGTCAGACTTACCAAAAGTTTTGCACCAAGTAGGTGGAAAGCCAATGGTAGAACTAGTGTTGGAAACAAGTCAAAAAGCCGGTGTTTCAGAAATTGTAACGGTTGTTGGTCATGGCGCTGAACAAGTTGAAGCGGTTATCGGTGACCGTAGCGCCATTGCACTACAAGCAGAACAATTAGGAACAGGGCATGCCATTTTAATGGCAGAACCACAATTGGGTGGTAAAGAAGGGATGACATTGATTGCGTCTGGGGATGCGCCTTTGTTTACTATTGATACATTTGAAGCTTTGTTTGCAAGTCATGCGGCTTCTGGTAATGCGGTGACTGTATTGACAGCGGATGCACCAAATCCAACAGGATACGGACGTATTATCCGTGACGAATCTGGTAATGTTTTGCGCATTGTAGAACAAAAAGATGCCAATGCGGCTGAACAAGCAGTTCATGAAGTAAACACAGGGGTTTATGTGTTTGATAATAAGCTTTTGTTTGAAAGTTTGCATGAAGTGACAAATGACAATGCGCAAGGTGAATACTACCTACCAGATACATTGGAAATTTTGCGTAAGCAAGGCCAAACGGTTGGTGCTTTCCAAATGGATGATTTTGATGAATCAATGGGTGTAAATGATCGTGTTGCCTTGGCGCAAGCAAACCGTGTTTTGCGTGATCGTATCAACACGATGCACATGCGTAATGGTGTTACATTGACTGACCCAAGTACGACTTACATTGAAGGTGATGTTGTTATCGGACAAGATACAATCATTGAACCAAATGTTATGTTGCAAGGAAATACAACGATTGGTAGCCGTGTTGTCTTAACAGCGGGCACAAAGATTGTTGATTCTGTTGTTGAATCAGAGGTTCGTATTGACTCATCTTACATTGAGTCTTCAGTAGTAAAGTCTCACGCAACGATTGGACCTTACGCACACTTGCGTCCTAAGTCAACAATTGAAGAGTCAGCCCATGTTGGAAACTTCGTAGAAGTGAAGAATGCGACATTAGGTGTTAACTCTAAGATGGGTCATTTGACATATCTTGGGGATGCGACCGTCGGTGAAGACGTAAATATCGGAGCCGGAACAATTTTTGTTAACTACGATGGTCTACACAAGGCCCATGCTACTGTAGGGGACCGTGTATTTATTGGTTCTAACACAAAGATTGTGGCACCAGTAACGATTGGAGACGAGGCGGTTACGGCTGCAGGGTCAACAATTACTGACGATGTACCATCTCATGCAATGGGGATTGCGCGTACGCGTCAAACAACTAAAGAAGATTATTGGAAGCGTACACCGTTATTTGAAAAATTCGGTCAATCTGAACAATAA
- a CDS encoding ribose-phosphate diphosphokinase has translation MATYGDAHLKIFSLGSNRPLAEKIAESVGVELSEINLARFSDNEIQVNIDESVRGDNVYIVQPTSAPVNDNLMELMITIDALRRASAKSINVVMPYYGYARQDRKARSREPITAKLVANMLQMAGATRVLALDLHAAQIQGFFDIPVDHMLASPLLAEYLVTSGIANNNTVVVSPDHGGVTRARALAELIGSEEPIAIIDKRRPKANVAKIMNIIGDVKGKRAIMIDDMIDTGGTISQGAQKLIDEGASEVYVVATHAIFSGNAPKILEESAFEKVIVTDSIFLPEERHFGKLVQVSTAGLIGEAIKRINENRAVSPLFKTRFHDENAEFTTGKQ, from the coding sequence ATGGCGACCTATGGCGACGCTCATTTGAAAATTTTTTCATTAGGCAGTAATCGGCCGTTAGCTGAGAAGATTGCTGAATCAGTTGGCGTGGAGTTATCTGAAATTAACTTGGCGCGTTTTAGCGATAATGAAATTCAAGTTAACATCGATGAATCTGTACGAGGGGACAATGTGTACATCGTACAACCTACATCAGCTCCTGTTAACGACAATTTGATGGAGTTGATGATTACCATCGATGCTTTGCGTCGTGCAAGCGCAAAGTCAATTAACGTTGTTATGCCTTATTACGGGTATGCACGTCAAGATCGTAAGGCACGTTCACGTGAACCAATCACGGCGAAGTTAGTTGCAAACATGCTACAAATGGCAGGTGCAACACGTGTTCTTGCATTGGATTTGCACGCAGCGCAAATTCAAGGATTCTTTGATATTCCAGTTGATCACATGTTAGCCTCACCATTGTTGGCAGAATATTTGGTGACGTCTGGAATTGCTAATAACAACACAGTTGTTGTGTCACCGGACCACGGTGGTGTAACACGTGCACGTGCATTAGCAGAATTGATCGGTTCAGAAGAACCGATTGCGATTATCGATAAGCGTCGTCCTAAGGCGAATGTTGCTAAGATCATGAACATCATTGGTGATGTTAAGGGCAAGCGTGCCATCATGATTGATGACATGATTGATACTGGTGGAACTATTTCACAAGGTGCTCAAAAGCTTATTGATGAAGGTGCGTCAGAAGTGTATGTTGTTGCAACACACGCTATTTTCTCTGGAAATGCACCTAAGATTTTGGAAGAATCAGCGTTTGAAAAGGTTATCGTAACTGATTCAATCTTCTTGCCTGAAGAACGCCACTTCGGTAAGTTGGTACAAGTAAGTACTGCTGGTTTGATTGGTGAAGCGATTAAGCGTATCAACGAAAATCGTGCCGTTTCACCGTTGTTTAAGACGCGTTTCCATGATGAAAACGCAGAATTTACAACAGGAAAGCAATAA
- a CDS encoding DUF1054 family protein produces MFKDTDFNVFDDPTLDGRMDKIRTIIDPTFEEFAAAALPMLLADGQEWYAHVAKHIMRKTNPVDNTWVAFAPNKRGYKMMPHFEMGMWADHIYLYIAVEENMKPKQTAEIVPKLQAVAPLVAELPSAFSISQQHMINANVPLEEYAATLARFEKVKSAEVLVGVRIDRGDDRFGTEKLQEDLLSALQALLPIYEGLK; encoded by the coding sequence ATGTTTAAAGATACTGATTTTAATGTGTTTGATGACCCAACCTTAGACGGGCGTATGGATAAAATTCGTACAATCATTGACCCGACGTTTGAAGAATTCGCAGCAGCGGCATTGCCAATGCTGTTAGCTGACGGGCAAGAATGGTATGCGCATGTCGCAAAACACATTATGCGTAAGACGAACCCGGTTGATAACACTTGGGTGGCTTTTGCACCTAATAAGCGTGGTTATAAAATGATGCCTCATTTCGAAATGGGGATGTGGGCAGATCATATCTACCTATATATTGCCGTTGAAGAAAACATGAAACCAAAGCAAACGGCAGAAATTGTACCTAAGTTACAGGCTGTCGCACCGTTGGTTGCTGAATTACCATCGGCGTTTTCAATCAGTCAACAACACATGATTAATGCAAATGTACCATTAGAAGAGTATGCGGCAACTTTGGCACGATTTGAAAAGGTGAAGTCTGCTGAGGTCTTGGTTGGAGTGCGTATTGATCGTGGAGATGACCGTTTTGGGACTGAAAAATTGCAAGAAGACCTTCTGTCTGCGCTACAAGCGTTGTTGCCTATTTATGAAGGGTTAAAGTAA
- the rpsF gene encoding 30S ribosomal protein S6 has protein sequence MAYELTYIIRPDMDADAKKALVERFDKILADNGATVAESKDWSSRRFAYEIDGYREGTYHIVNFTAEDSAALNEFDRLAKISEDILRHMIVKRDLAEA, from the coding sequence ATGGCATACGAATTAACGTACATCATTCGCCCTGACATGGACGCAGACGCTAAGAAGGCGTTGGTTGAGCGTTTTGACAAGATTTTGGCGGATAACGGCGCAACGGTGGCTGAGTCTAAGGACTGGTCATCACGTCGCTTTGCATACGAAATTGATGGTTACCGTGAGGGAACTTACCACATCGTCAACTTCACTGCTGAAGATTCAGCTGCACTTAACGAATTTGATCGTTTGGCCAAGATCTCAGAAGACATCTTGCGTCACATGATCGTTAAGCGCGATCTTGCTGAAGCTTAA
- the ssb gene encoding single-stranded DNA-binding protein has translation MINRVVLVGRLTRDVELRYTTSGAAVGTFSLAVNRQFTNANGEREADFINCVIWRKSAENFANFTSKGSQVAVEGRLQTRNYENQQGQRVYVTEVVVDNFSLLESRAESEQRRASTGNTAPAGNQNNNFGGQQNANAQQNPFGAPASNGGNVFNASSSSNDPFGGGQEIDISDDDLPF, from the coding sequence ATGATTAATCGTGTTGTATTAGTAGGGCGTTTGACGCGTGATGTTGAATTACGCTATACAACTTCAGGTGCAGCGGTTGGTACATTCTCATTGGCGGTTAACCGTCAATTTACGAATGCCAACGGTGAACGTGAAGCGGATTTTATTAACTGTGTTATCTGGCGCAAGTCAGCAGAGAATTTTGCTAACTTTACTTCAAAGGGATCTCAGGTCGCTGTTGAAGGACGACTACAAACACGTAATTACGAGAATCAACAAGGACAACGTGTCTATGTGACTGAAGTTGTTGTTGATAACTTCTCATTGTTGGAAAGTCGTGCTGAAAGCGAGCAACGTCGTGCTTCTACTGGAAACACAGCGCCTGCTGGTAATCAAAACAATAACTTTGGTGGTCAACAAAACGCCAATGCACAACAAAACCCATTTGGTGCACCTGCATCAAACGGCGGAAATGTGTTTAACGCGTCTAGTTCATCAAATGATCCTTTCGGTGGTGGTCAAGAGATTGATATCTCTGATGATGATCTACCGTTCTAA
- the rpsR gene encoding 30S ribosomal protein S18, giving the protein MAQQQRRSGGPRRRRKVDFIAANHIEYVDYKNTELLERFISDNGKILPRRVTGTSAKNQRKVTAAVKRARIMGLLPFVAEN; this is encoded by the coding sequence ATGGCACAACAACAACGTCGTAGCGGTGGACCTCGTCGTCGCCGTAAGGTTGACTTTATTGCAGCCAACCACATCGAATACGTGGATTACAAGAACACTGAATTGTTGGAACGTTTCATTTCTGACAATGGTAAGATCTTGCCACGCCGTGTAACTGGTACATCAGCTAAGAACCAACGTAAGGTGACTGCTGCTGTTAAGCGCGCACGTATTATGGGTCTTTTGCCTTTCGTTGCAGAAAACTAA
- the yycF gene encoding response regulator YycF — MTKILVVDDEKPISDIIKFNLSKEGYDVVVAMDGKEALEVFEVESPDLILLDQMLPEVEGTEVLRQIRTTSQVPIIMVTAKDSEIDKVLGLEMGADDYVTKPFSNRELLARVKANLRRQAPMAVAVDEVEAGDIKIGSLIIHPDAYMVAKDGEDIELTHREFELLHHLAKHIGQVMTRDDLLQTVWGFDYFGDVRTVDVTVRRIREKIEEAPSHPQILMTRRGVGYYLKVAEDA, encoded by the coding sequence ATGACAAAAATTTTAGTAGTTGATGACGAGAAGCCAATCTCGGACATTATTAAATTTAACTTGAGTAAAGAAGGCTATGACGTTGTTGTAGCAATGGATGGTAAAGAAGCTTTGGAAGTATTCGAAGTGGAATCACCTGACTTAATTTTATTGGATCAAATGTTACCTGAAGTAGAAGGAACAGAAGTATTGCGTCAAATTCGAACAACTTCTCAAGTTCCTATCATTATGGTGACGGCTAAGGACTCTGAAATCGACAAAGTTCTAGGATTAGAGATGGGGGCAGATGATTATGTCACCAAGCCATTCTCAAATCGTGAATTGTTGGCCCGTGTAAAAGCGAACTTACGTCGACAGGCTCCAATGGCAGTTGCAGTAGATGAAGTAGAAGCTGGAGATATCAAGATTGGTTCATTGATTATTCATCCAGATGCATATATGGTTGCTAAAGATGGTGAAGACATTGAATTGACTCACCGTGAGTTTGAATTGTTGCACCATTTGGCAAAGCACATTGGTCAAGTGATGACCCGTGATGATTTGCTACAAACGGTTTGGGGATTTGATTACTTTGGAGATGTCCGTACAGTAGACGTTACCGTACGTCGAATTCGTGAAAAGATTGAAGAAGCACCAAGTCATCCACAAATTTTGATGACGCGACGTGGTGTCGGATACTACCTCAAGGTGGCTGAAGACGCTTAA
- the walK gene encoding cell wall metabolism sensor histidine kinase WalK yields the protein MKRKWKGWNWHRIFSSIYVKIAVVFTLTLLVTLEVIGTFFVKQLENQNLEQLRTQIALKPYVTDSLTEDLSENNDEAMQRMLTSINNPAITEILVIDSSGIIRATNNVNSQDRIGKKTTHTDVKAALAGSDYNRTPIELRGDERYQLTIRPLIHASNGQNRTVGVVVVRANLKSVYDNLNNISMIFLSASILAIVLGFVMAIIISRSLARPITEINDRTVRIARGDYSGTIEVRTNDEIGQLAQNVNTLASRIEETTNSIDFERRRLDSVLEYMTDGVLATDRRGNINMINSMAVRMLGVEDGNDAIGKSILSLLGIEDEYTLRDLLGEQQELMLDLSDASTTLYLKAYFSLIQRSSGFISGLVIVLHDVTEQYKIETERRQFVSNVSHELRTPLTSVKSYVDALQEGAIEDEELSRNFLSVVEDETSRMIRMINDLLELSRMDSSTLKLDSEYVNIGELFNYILDRFDMIIANDEQPEKRYTISRDISSVPIWVELDPSKFTQVVDNVMNNAIKYSPDGGVISVEMVDHGNRVVLSVNDQGLGIPAADLKHVFDRFFRVDKARSRAQGGSGLGLAISKEIIERFGGRIWVESVEGRGSTFYISLPYEAYDLGEDDWDE from the coding sequence ATGAAACGGAAATGGAAAGGTTGGAATTGGCATCGGATTTTTTCGTCAATCTATGTCAAAATCGCAGTAGTATTCACATTGACGCTATTGGTGACGTTAGAAGTTATCGGTACGTTTTTTGTTAAGCAATTAGAAAATCAAAATTTAGAACAACTGCGTACGCAGATTGCGTTAAAACCATATGTAACCGATTCGTTGACTGAAGATTTGTCGGAGAATAATGACGAGGCGATGCAACGAATGTTGACGTCTATTAATAATCCGGCTATTACTGAAATTTTGGTTATTGACTCAAGTGGTATTATTCGTGCGACTAATAATGTTAATAGCCAAGATCGTATTGGTAAGAAAACAACACATACAGATGTTAAAGCAGCTTTGGCAGGGAGTGATTACAATCGCACGCCGATTGAATTACGAGGCGATGAACGTTACCAATTGACAATCCGTCCGTTAATTCATGCATCTAATGGGCAGAATCGAACGGTTGGTGTGGTTGTTGTTCGTGCTAATCTAAAAAGTGTTTACGATAACTTGAATAATATTTCGATGATTTTCCTTTCGGCGTCTATTTTGGCGATTGTATTGGGATTTGTTATGGCGATTATTATTTCACGCAGTTTGGCGCGTCCAATTACAGAAATTAATGATCGAACCGTTCGTATTGCGCGTGGTGACTATTCAGGAACTATTGAAGTTCGTACGAATGACGAAATTGGTCAATTAGCACAAAATGTTAATACTTTGGCATCTCGTATTGAAGAAACCACTAACTCTATTGATTTTGAACGCCGTCGATTAGACTCCGTTTTGGAATACATGACAGATGGTGTCTTAGCTACTGATCGACGTGGAAATATCAATATGATTAATTCTATGGCGGTTCGTATGCTGGGAGTCGAAGACGGGAATGATGCAATTGGTAAGTCTATCCTGTCATTGTTGGGGATTGAAGACGAATACACTTTGCGTGATTTACTAGGTGAGCAACAAGAATTGATGCTAGATTTGAGTGATGCGTCAACGACTTTGTATCTAAAAGCGTACTTTAGCTTGATTCAACGTTCATCTGGATTTATATCTGGGTTAGTAATCGTGCTGCATGACGTTACTGAGCAATACAAGATTGAAACAGAACGACGTCAATTCGTTTCGAATGTGTCGCATGAATTGCGTACCCCGCTAACGTCCGTGAAATCATATGTTGATGCTTTGCAAGAAGGTGCCATAGAAGACGAAGAGTTATCTCGCAACTTCTTGAGTGTTGTTGAAGACGAAACGTCACGTATGATCCGAATGATTAATGACTTGTTGGAATTGTCTCGTATGGATTCCTCAACGCTAAAGTTGGATTCAGAATATGTCAATATTGGTGAATTATTTAATTATATTTTAGACCGATTTGATATGATCATCGCGAATGATGAACAACCAGAAAAACGTTATACCATTTCGCGTGACATTTCATCTGTACCTATTTGGGTAGAACTTGATCCTTCGAAATTTACACAAGTGGTTGATAATGTGATGAATAATGCGATTAAGTATTCTCCTGATGGTGGGGTTATTAGCGTTGAGATGGTGGATCATGGTAATCGTGTTGTGCTGAGTGTGAATGACCAAGGATTGGGAATTCCAGCAGCAGATTTGAAGCATGTCTTTGACCGATTCTTCCGTGTTGATAAAGCACGTTCTCGTGCCCAAGGAGGAAGTGGATTAGGGTTGGCTATTTCAAAGGAAATTATCGAACGTTTTGGTGGTCGCATCTGGGTGGAATCTGTTGAAGGACGTGGGTCAACATTCTATATTTCATTGCCGTATGAAGCGTACGATTTAGGCGAGGATGACTGGGATGAATAG